Genomic DNA from Roseimicrobium gellanilyticum:
AAGGACAGCGTGCGGGAATCCATGAAGGAAAGCGGCATCGTGAGGCTTGGGAAGGGGAAATTCGAAGTGGATGGCGACTCGAACAAGGTGCGCCAAACCGCAAGGATTCGCACCGGCGGAGAGGGCGAAGACCAGCCTCAGGAGAGCCAGAAACAGAAGACCGGGGTCAAAGGGATGAAGTGAGCCTCAAGTCATCGAACGGGCAGCAGGCTCAACAGTGAGCGGCGGCTTCATTGTTTTGGTCGAGATTCTCCGCTTGTAGCAAACCAGTCTCAGCAAGCTGGTTGCTTACAATTGCAAGGATGCAAAAAATAACAGTATTGTTAATGGTGATGCCGCATACCTGCGCGCATCGTAGTGCATGGCATTGTCAGAGTTCGAGGTGGAGATAGCGACTCGAGTGGCAGACATCATTCAACGACGGCCCAGTCTGAGCCGCGATGTGGCCGCTCTGGCGCGGCTGGTAGGCGTGACGCCGTACCATCTCGCGCAGTACTTTCACCGGACTTTCGGCATGTCCCTCCACCGCTACGCCCAGGAACTGGGCACCGGACCTCGCGGAGAGATTCGGGATTGGGTGCTGCTCGCCATCTGAGCCAGCCCGTCGAGCAAGATGCACGTTTTTTCAGCGTCATATTTATGTGGCGCAAACTCGGGCAATGATTCACGTTTTAGAAAAACCAGAATGAGCGATGAAGGATGCCGGAGACGAACTTGCGCACGCCGTATGGAGGGTGAACTTCCTCCAACGGCTCCTGGACACGCATCGCGCCACCACGAATCCGGGAATTGAAGAGTGGTCTCTGCAAGAGTCCGCCTACGAGCATCAACTCGAGAAGGCCAAAGCAGAGCTGGCGAGGCTCAGGCAGCGTAGTGATTGAAGGGATGTGACCCTGAGGCGGCCCCATTTTCCTCCACCATGGAATCGCATCCGGGCTCGGAGGTGGGGCAGGCGGCGGATGCTGGCACCGAGGACCTCCGCAGTGGGGGCGCCAACTTTGGTGGCGTTGTGATGGTGACCTGGACTGTGTCTGCCTCATCCAGCGATGGGCACCGTACGGGACAGCCATGACCTCATGCTGCCATTGATATTACATTGCTGATTCATGCTGGGAGGGGAGCGAGGGGAGGTACACAGGCATTCAGGCCTTATTGCACCAAGGTACAATAGGCAAACGCCGGGTATTTGGAGAGAATCACTACTCAATGCTCAAGCAAGCGAAGCGCGGAACGGGTGGTTGGTCCGTGCAATCATGCAACGGAGCAACGTGGAACGATTGCACATGAAAACAACACGAGCCAGGCATTGGGCTGCCTTCCAGATATCGCAGTACCACTCGAACACGTGCAGTGACTGGTTCCCCGACCGCGTGTGCGTATCGGTGCCCATCCCGGCGCTGGCAGGGCACTTCTCAATGACCATGACGGATATCCGCCGAGCCAGACGACGGGTTCGTTTAACCTGGAGAAGAGCCAGGAGCAGATCCGCAGCATGGCCAGCGAGGCTGCGGAGTGAAGATGACCATTTCCGTGCGGGGCGCCGGCACCACTGGCGCTCCGCATCACCATCCCATCCAAAGACACTGCCATGAAAACGAATCTGATTTCCCATTTGCTGCTCGCCTGCATGGGGAGCGCTCTCCTGTCCTCCTGTGTCGCCGGTCACGTCGATCGTGTGGAAGATCGCATGGACCGTCGTGAAGACCGCTATGATCGCCGCCACTACAGTGGACCCGGTGATCGCGCCGAGGACTACTGGGACAAGCGCGAAAATGTGAATGACAAGCTGCGTGGACGACGCGGGTTGATGTATTAGAGCATTTTAAATAAAGCTATAGCCAGTTCGAATTGAGTTGTGGCAGCTCGTCCCGGAGGGACGCTGGTTGGTAGCCGGTGGTGTAGGGAGCCTCAGCGACCGCAACCACCGGATCTACGCATCAAACGTTCTTGCGTCCCGGATGGGACGCCGGAAGAGTATCATAGACCCCCGGCACGAGGAAGAGACCATGACCGCCTCTTCCGCCGTCCCATCCGGGACGGAGTAGCTTTGGCATCCATGATCCGGTGGTTCCCGGCCTGATTACAGGCCTCCACCACCGGCTACCATCCAGCGTCCCTCCGGGACGAATACGCCTTTGTTCTCATTATCTACGGCTACAGTTTTAGGGAAAATGCTCTAGAGCAGCGCAATAGACGGACGGGGCGCCAGTGAGCCACTCAAATTGGGTGGCTGCCTGATTCCGCGGGCGCGTGAACGTGAGTGTGAGGATACAACGGCGGTGCCGAAGGCCCTGGACTGTGCGCAGCACTGCTGCCGCTCTCCTCAAGTGCAGCATGCTGCACACCTCTCTGGGTGCGTCACTCCACGAGCGAGTATTGCCATCGCCATGGTGGAACATTCTCATGTTGGTCGAATAAATTCTGGGATGCCCTCGTCCGTGTCGGAGGTCAGCATGAATACTTCATGTGAGCCCCTCAACCCAGCCTCTTACGACACTATGATGGAGCAGCGAATCATGCGAGTGACCCGAAGCCTCGGATGCCTTGCCAGTATGGCGGTGGGTTTGTGCCTCTCTTCCTGCACGTCGTACTACCTTCCGTCCTCTGATGCAGGAGGGTGCGCCTCATCGAGTAGCCGTGACACGGGGTGGGGAACAATAACGAGTAGCAGCTACAGTCTCCCCAGTGTGTACGCCGGTGCATCAAGTTCCGGCTACAGCTACAGCGTCAGTTGCAACACACCACGCACCACGAGCTCCTGCGATTCGTCGAACTCCAGTTTCACGACGTTCAATTCGTGGCATGGCACGAGTGGCGTCCAATGCGACAGTGGGGACTCTACCTACAGAGGAGGCCTGATAGGTGCGGGCAGTTCGTATCATTCATCCCATGAAAGTGCCTCAGCACGATCCAACAATCGGCAAAGCACGGGCACGAGCCCCGGATTCAAAAGCCTGCTCAGTACCGACTATGGAAGTCCGTCCGCTGGGAGTGGAAGCCTTCTCCGGCAGGGTGACATACGCCCTTCTGCAAACAGCGGCAGCTTGCTGTACTGAACCTCGCGGCCACGAAATGGATCATCCGCGCTGCCTGGTTCCATCCATCCTCGTCTCTCGTCTCTTGTCTCACTTCAGCAGCCGCGCCACGGCAGCGGCGAGAAGCTGCAGTCGTTTGAGTTCCGATACCACGTGCGCACGGGGGCGGCAGTAGTGCACGGAAATCATCCCGAGCATTTGGCCCGTGCCATCCACCAGCGGCATGGATCGCACGGCGCGGACGCTGGCCTTCTGCAGTTCGTCCAGGCTCTGGGTATCTGCAAAGATGGGACTGGTATTCACATCTTCCACGATCACCGGTCGATGCTCCTGCATTGCCAGACCGCAGGCGGAGTGACGGTCATTGGTGAACTCGAAAAAGTTCAGAAACGACCGTCCGAACCCTCGCTGCGCCTCCAGTATCAAGCCCTGCCCTGTGGGGTGGAGCCGCTGGACGTTGGCAAAATCCGCTGAAAGTACGGAAGTCGCTGCCTCAAGAGCCCACGTGAGTGCCACATCGCGACTGGCCAGCCCCTGTAGTTCGGTGAGTTTCTGCAGCCATATCTGCAGCTTTGCATCAGCCGCCTCTTCCCGCGCCGCCACAGACTGTGCCGCAGTACGGTTGCTCTCCCTGCGGAGGTGTGCCAATTGCTGCTCCACACCGTC
This window encodes:
- a CDS encoding AraC family transcriptional regulator, which produces MALSEFEVEIATRVADIIQRRPSLSRDVAALARLVGVTPYHLAQYFHRTFGMSLHRYAQELGTGPRGEIRDWVLLAI
- a CDS encoding GAF domain-containing protein, with the protein product MDLTGGQWLDGVEQQLAHLRRESNRTAAQSVAAREEAADAKLQIWLQKLTELQGLASRDVALTWALEAATSVLSADFANVQRLHPTGQGLILEAQRGFGRSFLNFFEFTNDRHSACGLAMQEHRPVIVEDVNTSPIFADTQSLDELQKASVRAVRSMPLVDGTGQMLGMISVHYCRPRAHVVSELKRLQLLAAAVARLLK